The following proteins come from a genomic window of Nocardiopsis sp. YSL2:
- a CDS encoding cation:proton antiporter has protein sequence MTAADDFWVFAAVLAVAASVALVGNLLRQPLIVAFIAVGILVGPVGLGLVSHEGVIELLAQTGIAMLLFMVGLRLDLHLIRTTGPVALATGIGQVVFTSVIGYGIALGLGMGPVTALYVAVTLTFSSTIIIVKLLSDKRELDQLHGRIAVGFLIVQDIVVVLVMIVLTSFGRESTEPMPVRIALTVGTGVGLLVGLALLSRFVLPWLLHFIARSQELLVIFGVAYAVSVAALTEWLGFSLEVGAFLAGMSLASTTYRDALGARLVSLRDFLLLFFFIQLGAQLEFDDASRQLFEAGVLSLFVLVGNPIIVVLIMRLMGYPVRIGFLSGLSVAQISEFSLILAALGLSLGHITSTTLSLVTVVGLVTIGFSTYLILYSKQLYDRVKRWLEPLDRIGRSRRLPADQVGRADVILYGLGRMGRSTAQRVAEAGYDVLAVDYDPQRVARKLHPRVTTVYGSAEDVEFLESLPLATTPMVISAIPSSNVDLVLLHALQHHEYAGTVVLSTLTRRDAERLRAAGADVVVEPYARGADAILSLVREHADRQGPGAPGTAPGPDTGAGPDTGTGAGSAPT, from the coding sequence ATGACGGCTGCAGACGACTTCTGGGTGTTCGCCGCGGTCCTGGCGGTCGCGGCTTCCGTGGCGCTGGTCGGGAACCTGTTGCGGCAGCCGCTCATCGTCGCCTTCATCGCCGTCGGTATCCTCGTCGGCCCGGTGGGCCTGGGCCTGGTCTCGCACGAGGGGGTCATCGAACTCCTCGCCCAGACCGGCATCGCGATGCTGCTGTTCATGGTCGGCCTGCGGCTGGACCTGCACCTGATCCGCACGACCGGTCCCGTCGCCCTGGCCACCGGCATCGGCCAGGTGGTGTTCACCTCGGTCATCGGCTACGGGATCGCCCTCGGTCTGGGCATGGGCCCCGTCACCGCCCTCTACGTCGCGGTGACGCTGACCTTCTCCTCCACGATCATCATCGTCAAGCTGCTCTCGGACAAGCGGGAGCTGGACCAGCTGCACGGCCGCATCGCGGTCGGCTTCCTCATCGTCCAGGACATCGTCGTGGTCCTGGTCATGATCGTGCTGACGTCCTTCGGCCGGGAGAGCACGGAGCCCATGCCCGTGCGGATCGCGCTGACCGTGGGCACCGGGGTCGGGCTGCTGGTCGGTCTCGCGCTGCTGTCGCGGTTCGTGCTGCCCTGGCTCCTGCACTTCATCGCGCGCTCGCAGGAGCTCCTGGTCATCTTCGGCGTGGCCTACGCGGTGTCCGTGGCGGCGCTCACCGAGTGGCTCGGCTTCAGCCTGGAGGTGGGCGCCTTCCTCGCCGGCATGTCCCTGGCCTCGACGACCTACCGTGACGCGCTCGGCGCCCGCCTGGTGAGCCTGCGGGACTTCCTGCTGCTGTTCTTCTTCATCCAGCTCGGCGCGCAGCTGGAGTTCGACGACGCCTCGCGCCAGTTGTTCGAGGCCGGTGTGCTGTCGCTGTTCGTCCTGGTCGGGAACCCGATCATCGTCGTGCTCATCATGCGGCTGATGGGGTACCCGGTGCGCATCGGCTTCCTCTCGGGGCTCTCGGTCGCCCAGATCAGCGAGTTCTCCCTGATCCTCGCCGCCCTCGGGCTGAGCCTGGGCCACATCACCAGTACGACCCTGAGCCTGGTGACCGTGGTCGGCCTGGTGACGATCGGTTTCTCCACGTACCTGATCCTGTACTCCAAGCAGCTCTACGACCGGGTCAAGCGCTGGCTGGAGCCGTTGGACCGCATCGGCCGGTCCCGGCGGCTGCCCGCCGACCAGGTGGGGCGTGCGGACGTGATCCTCTACGGCCTGGGCCGGATGGGGCGGAGCACGGCCCAGCGCGTCGCCGAGGCCGGGTACGACGTCCTGGCCGTGGACTACGACCCGCAGAGGGTCGCCCGGAAGCTCCACCCCAGGGTGACCACGGTGTACGGCAGTGCCGAGGACGTGGAGTTCCTGGAGTCGCTGCCGCTGGCGACCACGCCGATGGTGATCAGCGCGATCCCGTCGTCCAACGTCGATCTGGTCCTGCTGCACGCGCTCCAGCACCACGAGTACGCGGGCACGGTGGTGCTGTCCACACTGACCCGGCGCGACGCCGAGCGGCTGCGCGCGGCCGGGGCCGATGTGGTGGTGGAACCCTACGCACGGGGCGCGGACGCCATCTTGAGCCTGGTCCGCGAGCACGCCGACCGTCAAGGCCCCGGCGCCCCGGGCACGGCTCCCGGCCCCGACACCGGGGCGGGTCCCGACACCGGGACCGGAGCCGGTTCCGCGCCTACCTGA
- a CDS encoding RDD family protein gives MSSPHWNPPQHDPRTAGGWEMAGYPHGPAPVPPPGWGPPAAAPRPPALEPASFGRRLAARTIDYVLAGITAVAFFFVMTVVTVAVTGNTDSTDGEVTLWALLWVFGWGLLLFFYDWLYLVTWGRTIGKLLVGIKVVAAVDGGRLTQGQAVRRSAVFCLPQTLPVAGHLFSLGESMAALGTSAQALHDRSAGTLVVRVR, from the coding sequence ATGTCCTCGCCCCACTGGAACCCCCCTCAGCACGATCCCCGCACCGCCGGCGGTTGGGAGATGGCCGGATACCCGCACGGTCCCGCGCCGGTGCCTCCGCCCGGTTGGGGGCCTCCCGCGGCAGCCCCGCGTCCCCCCGCCCTGGAACCGGCCTCGTTCGGCCGCCGCCTGGCCGCGCGGACCATCGACTACGTGCTGGCGGGCATCACGGCCGTGGCGTTCTTCTTCGTCATGACGGTCGTGACGGTGGCCGTCACCGGCAACACCGACTCCACCGACGGCGAGGTGACCCTGTGGGCCCTGCTGTGGGTGTTCGGGTGGGGTCTGCTGCTGTTCTTCTACGACTGGCTGTACCTGGTCACGTGGGGCCGCACCATCGGCAAGCTGTTGGTGGGGATCAAGGTGGTCGCCGCCGTCGACGGCGGACGGCTGACCCAGGGCCAGGCCGTGCGGCGGTCCGCGGTCTTCTGCCTGCCCCAAACCCTGCCCGTCGCCGGGCACCTGTTCTCGCTCGGGGAGTCGATGGCCGCGCTCGGCACCAGTGCCCAGGCCCTACACGACCGTTCGGCGGGCACGCTGGTCGTGCGCGTCAGGTAG
- the greA gene encoding transcription elongation factor GreA — translation MTQTRDENVTWLTQEAYDRLKGELDRLSGSGRIEIAEKIEAAREEGDLKENGGYHAAKEEQGKMEARILQLTEILRTARVGEAPRTEGVVGPGMTITVKFDGDEEEVTFLLASREESGAPIDVYSPRSPLGAAINGKRVGENVSYKLPNGKSLGVEIIDAVPYSGM, via the coding sequence GTGACCCAGACCCGCGATGAGAACGTCACCTGGCTCACCCAGGAGGCGTATGACCGGCTCAAGGGAGAGCTGGACCGCCTGTCGGGGAGTGGTCGCATCGAGATCGCGGAGAAGATCGAGGCGGCCCGCGAAGAAGGCGACCTCAAGGAGAACGGCGGATACCACGCCGCAAAGGAGGAGCAGGGCAAGATGGAGGCCCGCATCCTCCAGCTCACCGAGATCCTGCGCACCGCGCGCGTGGGCGAGGCTCCCCGCACCGAGGGCGTGGTCGGCCCCGGCATGACCATCACCGTCAAGTTCGACGGCGACGAGGAGGAGGTCACGTTCCTGCTCGCCTCCCGTGAGGAGAGCGGCGCCCCCATCGACGTCTACTCTCCCCGGTCCCCCCTGGGCGCGGCCATCAACGGCAAGCGCGTGGGCGAGAACGTGAGCTACAAGCTCCCCAACGGCAAGAGCCTGGGTGTCGAGATCATCGACGCGGTCCCCTACAGCGGCATGTGA
- a CDS encoding DUF4307 domain-containing protein, which yields MQPTPEEDPVNSADPAPALHKRHGNGPVFFVIATVFAVLCAVGWGYSVMSYSGLGGGVYHQVVSYSVPSADEAAITYEVNSRGGADCLITALDDQHVEVGQTRSSVEAGNRMVSTTVDTVRQASTVEVASCREQGSQD from the coding sequence ATGCAGCCGACCCCGGAAGAAGACCCCGTGAACAGTGCCGACCCCGCTCCCGCGCTACACAAGCGGCACGGCAACGGCCCGGTCTTCTTCGTCATCGCGACCGTGTTCGCGGTGCTGTGCGCCGTCGGGTGGGGCTACTCCGTCATGAGCTACAGCGGGCTGGGCGGTGGCGTGTACCACCAGGTGGTCTCGTACTCGGTGCCCTCGGCCGACGAGGCGGCCATCACCTACGAGGTCAACAGCCGCGGCGGCGCCGACTGCCTCATCACGGCGCTGGACGACCAGCACGTCGAGGTCGGCCAGACCAGGTCCTCCGTCGAGGCCGGGAACCGAATGGTCTCCACGACCGTTGACACGGTTCGTCAGGCTTCCACGGTAGAAGTGGCCTCCTGCAGGGAACAAGGTTCGCAGGACTGA
- the mca gene encoding mycothiol conjugate amidase Mca → MSERLRLMAVHAHPDDESSKGAATMARYVNEGVDVLVVTMTGGERGDILNPAMDRPEILENISQVRREEMDRAREILGIQQEFAGFVDSGLPEGDPLPPLPEGCFATLPVDEAAEPLVASIRRFRPHVVLTYDEQGGYPHPDHIMTHKVSMRAFDTAGDPDAYPDAGDPWQPLKLYYFVSFPAERFDALADVLAERGMENPFAEWVDRIKDRDRPTWEITTRVHCSEYFDVAHEALKAHATQVDPNGFWFAIPNDVVAEAWPTEDYHLVRSLVDTEVPEKDLFDGVREAVRV, encoded by the coding sequence TTGTCCGAGCGCCTGCGGCTTATGGCCGTTCATGCCCACCCCGATGACGAGTCCAGCAAGGGCGCGGCCACCATGGCGCGCTATGTGAACGAGGGCGTCGACGTGCTCGTCGTCACCATGACCGGTGGCGAACGCGGTGACATCCTCAATCCCGCCATGGACCGTCCCGAGATCCTGGAGAACATCAGTCAGGTCCGTCGCGAGGAGATGGACAGGGCCCGCGAGATCCTGGGTATCCAGCAGGAGTTCGCCGGCTTCGTGGACTCGGGCCTGCCCGAGGGCGACCCGCTTCCGCCCCTTCCCGAGGGCTGTTTCGCCACCCTGCCCGTGGACGAGGCCGCCGAGCCCCTCGTCGCGTCGATCCGCCGGTTCCGGCCGCACGTGGTCCTCACCTATGACGAGCAGGGCGGCTACCCCCACCCCGACCACATCATGACCCACAAGGTCTCGATGCGGGCCTTCGACACCGCGGGCGACCCCGACGCCTACCCCGACGCGGGCGACCCCTGGCAGCCGCTGAAGCTGTACTACTTCGTGTCCTTCCCGGCCGAGCGCTTCGACGCCCTCGCCGACGTCCTGGCCGAGCGCGGCATGGAGAACCCGTTCGCGGAGTGGGTGGACCGGATCAAGGACCGCGACCGCCCCACGTGGGAGATCACCACCCGCGTGCACTGCTCCGAGTACTTCGACGTCGCGCACGAGGCGCTCAAGGCGCACGCGACCCAGGTCGACCCCAACGGCTTCTGGTTCGCGATCCCCAACGACGTCGTGGCCGAGGCATGGCCGACCGAGGACTACCACCTGGTGCGCTCGCTGGTGGACACCGAGGTCCCGGAGAAGGACCTCTTCGACGGTGTCCGAGAAGCAGTGAGAGTATGA
- a CDS encoding thioredoxin domain-containing protein: MPNRLSDATSPYLLQHADNPVEWWPWGEEAFAEARRRDVPVLISVGYAACHWCHVMAHESFEDQATADRMNSLFVNIKVDREERPDVDAVYMEATQAMTGQGGWPMTVFATPDGAPFYCGTYFPREYFQRLLEGVASAWRDKRADLLDQGERVVDALSAPRTLPSAEPPGPDRLDLAVRALVRDYDSADGGFGNEPKFPPSMLLSFLIAQDERTRPHQTAADPARRPPSPVGGASRQDGLPPSTEASDPVSPTPAALMAGGTALAMARGGIYDQLGGGFARYSVDKGWVVPHFEKMLYDNALLLRAYTRMSRRPPGRAAVTASEHAVLRAVAEETADWMVRDLRTAEGGFASALDADSEGEEGTYYVWTPAQLREALGEEDADFAARTFHVTEEGTFERGASVLQLPAPPADRWRYDRVREALLNARSERVPPARDDKVVAAWNGLAVAGLAEAGTLLERPGLVGAARGAAELLLTTHVVDGRLVRTSRDGRAGTSAGVLEDYADVAEGLLALHGVTGEARYAHEAGRLLDAVLEHFADGDGGFFDTADDAERLFSRPQDPTDGATPSGRFAAASALLTYAALTGSERHRTAAEAALSAVSLLVEKAARFAGWGLAASEALLTGPRAVAVVGDPADPATEELVRTALRWAPLGTALSRGDGVDDGGVPLLRDRAPLGGRPTAYVCEGFVCKLPVTTPEELRDQLTSG, from the coding sequence ATGCCGAACCGTTTGAGCGACGCGACCAGCCCGTACCTGTTGCAGCACGCGGACAACCCCGTCGAGTGGTGGCCCTGGGGTGAGGAGGCCTTCGCCGAGGCGCGCCGCCGCGACGTGCCGGTGCTGATCTCCGTCGGCTACGCGGCCTGCCACTGGTGCCACGTCATGGCGCACGAGTCCTTCGAGGACCAGGCGACCGCGGACCGGATGAACAGCCTGTTCGTCAACATCAAGGTGGACCGCGAGGAGCGCCCCGACGTCGACGCGGTGTACATGGAGGCGACCCAGGCCATGACCGGCCAGGGCGGGTGGCCGATGACCGTGTTCGCCACCCCGGACGGCGCTCCCTTCTACTGCGGCACCTACTTCCCGCGCGAGTACTTCCAGCGGCTCCTCGAAGGCGTGGCGAGCGCCTGGCGGGACAAGCGCGCCGACCTCCTCGACCAGGGCGAGCGCGTGGTCGACGCCCTGTCGGCGCCGCGGACCCTGCCGTCCGCCGAGCCCCCGGGGCCCGACCGGCTCGACCTGGCCGTACGCGCGCTGGTGCGCGACTACGACAGCGCCGACGGCGGATTCGGGAACGAGCCCAAGTTCCCGCCCTCGATGCTGCTGTCCTTCCTCATCGCCCAGGACGAACGCACCCGGCCGCACCAGACCGCCGCCGATCCCGCCCGTCGCCCGCCATCGCCCGTCGGGGGCGCTTCGCGCCAGGACGGGCTGCCGCCCTCAACGGAGGCCTCCGACCCGGTATCGCCCACCCCCGCCGCGCTGATGGCGGGCGGCACCGCCCTGGCGATGGCCCGCGGGGGGATCTACGACCAGCTCGGCGGGGGCTTCGCCCGGTACTCCGTCGACAAGGGCTGGGTCGTGCCCCACTTCGAGAAGATGCTCTACGACAACGCCCTGCTGCTGCGCGCCTACACGCGCATGAGCCGGCGGCCCCCGGGCCGGGCCGCGGTCACGGCGAGCGAGCACGCCGTCCTGCGCGCGGTGGCAGAGGAGACCGCCGACTGGATGGTGCGCGACCTGCGCACGGCCGAGGGGGGATTCGCCTCGGCGCTGGACGCCGACAGCGAGGGCGAGGAGGGCACCTACTACGTGTGGACGCCCGCTCAGCTGCGGGAGGCCCTGGGCGAGGAGGACGCCGACTTCGCCGCCCGGACCTTCCACGTGACCGAGGAGGGCACGTTCGAGCGCGGGGCCTCCGTCCTGCAGCTGCCGGCCCCGCCCGCGGACCGGTGGCGCTACGACCGCGTCCGCGAGGCCCTGTTGAACGCCCGGTCGGAACGCGTTCCCCCGGCACGCGACGACAAGGTGGTGGCGGCCTGGAACGGGCTGGCGGTCGCAGGGCTGGCCGAGGCGGGCACGCTCCTGGAGCGCCCCGGCCTGGTGGGCGCCGCCCGCGGTGCCGCGGAGCTGCTGCTGACCACGCACGTGGTGGACGGGCGGCTGGTACGGACCTCGCGCGACGGACGGGCGGGGACCAGCGCCGGCGTGCTGGAGGACTACGCCGACGTCGCCGAAGGGCTGCTCGCCCTGCACGGTGTCACCGGGGAGGCGCGGTACGCGCACGAGGCCGGGCGCCTGCTGGACGCGGTCCTGGAGCACTTCGCCGACGGCGACGGCGGCTTCTTCGACACCGCCGACGACGCAGAGCGGCTCTTCAGCCGTCCCCAGGACCCCACCGACGGCGCGACCCCCTCCGGCCGCTTCGCCGCGGCCTCCGCCCTGCTGACCTACGCCGCCCTCACGGGGTCCGAGCGCCACCGCACGGCCGCCGAGGCGGCCCTGTCGGCGGTCTCCCTGCTGGTGGAGAAGGCCGCGCGGTTCGCGGGTTGGGGACTGGCCGCGAGTGAGGCTCTGCTCACGGGGCCGCGCGCGGTCGCCGTGGTCGGCGATCCGGCCGACCCCGCCACCGAGGAACTGGTGCGCACCGCCCTGCGCTGGGCCCCGCTCGGAACCGCCCTGTCCCGAGGGGACGGCGTCGACGACGGGGGAGTGCCGCTCCTGCGTGACCGCGCGCCGCTCGGCGGACGCCCGACGGCCTACGTCTGCGAGGGCTTCGTCTGCAAGCTCCCCGTCACCACCCCCGAAGAACTCCGGGACCAGCTCACGTCCGGCTGA
- a CDS encoding serine/threonine-protein kinase — protein sequence MSQPEAFGRYRVIRRLGSGSFATVWLAQDDLLNYPVAIKVLAENWAHQMDIQHRFLEEARILRQTDSTWLVAVHDVDVLPDGRPYMVMTYADQGSVSDLVNRGQLPLDEALRLLTEIGQGITVLHNHGTIHRDIKPSNVLLQSSPVGQRVLVADLGFAKSIDEASGFTAAAGTPGYMSPEQSIPGGDLDVRSDVYSLGAVAYELITGRPPSRPPVRIAPGRIRPGLPPALDDLILSALSVDRESRPADAKTFTDRVRAIRMAPDLPRAEPWWQRYRMPWRRVGLLASALVVLGGVLTASAGTPGASLTTVRLASQGISMSVPRVWAKDFHPTMAARPAATSAGADTGLLVATDAAHWDDTEIPSYGVYTTVVPGSRSLAGVADADACEGTPQERGVDLNGWVGSAWDWPDCNGSGAFTSVAVHTEGEPTTVYMEVRQPHHRPDLVDALVDGLRFS from the coding sequence ATGAGTCAACCGGAGGCCTTCGGGCGTTACCGCGTCATACGACGCCTGGGTTCCGGTTCGTTCGCCACGGTATGGCTCGCCCAGGACGATCTGCTCAACTATCCGGTCGCCATCAAGGTACTCGCCGAGAACTGGGCGCACCAGATGGACATCCAGCACCGTTTCCTGGAGGAGGCGCGCATCCTGCGCCAGACCGACTCCACGTGGCTGGTGGCCGTCCACGACGTGGACGTCCTGCCCGACGGCCGGCCGTACATGGTGATGACCTACGCCGACCAGGGCAGCGTCTCCGACCTCGTCAACCGAGGTCAGCTGCCCTTGGACGAGGCCCTGCGGCTGCTGACCGAGATCGGCCAGGGCATCACCGTGCTGCACAACCACGGCACGATCCACCGCGACATCAAGCCCTCCAACGTGCTGCTCCAGTCGTCACCCGTGGGTCAGAGGGTCCTGGTGGCGGACCTGGGGTTCGCCAAGTCCATCGACGAGGCCTCGGGCTTCACCGCGGCGGCGGGGACTCCCGGCTACATGTCGCCGGAACAGAGCATCCCCGGCGGTGACCTGGACGTCCGATCGGACGTGTACTCGCTCGGCGCGGTCGCCTACGAGCTCATCACGGGACGTCCGCCCTCGCGCCCGCCGGTGCGGATCGCACCTGGCCGGATCCGGCCAGGACTGCCCCCCGCGCTGGACGACCTCATCCTCTCCGCACTTTCGGTGGACCGTGAAAGCCGCCCGGCGGACGCCAAAACCTTCACCGACCGGGTCAGGGCGATCCGTATGGCGCCGGACCTGCCGCGCGCGGAGCCGTGGTGGCAGCGGTACCGGATGCCGTGGCGCCGCGTCGGCCTGCTGGCCTCGGCCCTGGTCGTCCTGGGCGGTGTGCTGACCGCCTCGGCCGGCACCCCCGGGGCGTCCCTGACCACGGTGCGGCTGGCGTCCCAGGGGATCTCCATGTCCGTCCCGCGCGTGTGGGCCAAGGACTTCCACCCGACCATGGCGGCCCGGCCGGCCGCCACGAGCGCGGGCGCCGACACGGGGCTGCTCGTGGCCACCGACGCCGCCCACTGGGACGACACGGAGATCCCCTCCTACGGGGTGTACACGACCGTGGTCCCCGGCTCGCGCTCCCTCGCGGGCGTCGCCGACGCCGACGCCTGCGAGGGCACCCCGCAGGAGCGCGGGGTCGACCTGAACGGCTGGGTGGGCTCGGCGTGGGACTGGCCCGACTGCAACGGCTCGGGCGCGTTCACCAGCGTCGCCGTCCACACCGAGGGCGAGCCCACCACCGTGTACATGGAGGTCCGCCAGCCGCACCACCGACCGGACCTGGTCGACGCGCTCGTCGATGGGCTGCGGTTCTCCTGA
- a CDS encoding RNA polymerase sigma factor translates to MSSGEYEDQAEHSAPKPRRRVASNVDEELEELARRAKAGDAAALDDLLRRIQPEVLRRCARFLPYRQDAEEACQDALLRVARKIDSFKGDSLFTTWLYTVVSNSARQTYRSMKRRSAEYPTEAERMPPQSDPRTTSVIAGSRIDLLEALDQLEKERPNLVAPLVLRDLCQMDYNEIASELNLALGTVKSRIHQGRKHVRKSLTVT, encoded by the coding sequence ATGAGCAGTGGCGAATACGAAGACCAGGCCGAGCACTCGGCACCGAAGCCCCGTAGGCGGGTGGCGAGCAACGTCGACGAGGAGCTGGAGGAGCTCGCGCGCCGGGCCAAGGCGGGCGACGCAGCCGCGCTGGACGACCTGCTCCGTCGGATCCAGCCCGAGGTGCTGCGCCGGTGCGCCCGATTCCTCCCCTACCGGCAGGACGCCGAGGAGGCCTGCCAGGACGCGCTGCTGCGTGTGGCGCGCAAGATCGACAGCTTCAAGGGCGACTCGCTCTTCACCACGTGGCTCTACACCGTGGTGTCCAACTCCGCCCGCCAGACCTACCGTTCCATGAAGCGCCGTTCGGCCGAGTACCCCACCGAGGCCGAGCGCATGCCCCCGCAGAGCGACCCCCGCACCACGAGCGTCATCGCCGGCTCGCGCATCGACCTGCTGGAAGCCCTCGACCAGCTGGAGAAGGAGCGCCCCAACCTGGTGGCGCCGCTGGTGCTGCGCGACCTGTGCCAGATGGACTACAACGAGATCGCCTCCGAACTCAACCTCGCCCTGGGCACGGTCAAGTCCCGGATCCACCAGGGCCGCAAGCACGTGCGCAAATCCCTGACAGTGACGTAG
- a CDS encoding isoprenyl transferase codes for MGLRDPLYWLYERRLERRLTSQEIPRHVGVAMDGNRRWAKSSGMRAAEQGHQAGADKIFELLRWCDELGVQVVTLWMLSTDNLTRDESELGPLVRIIEATIARLREEGWNTRPVGALDVLPDSTARALKEAESATSGNPGLVVNVAVGYGGRREIADAVRSLLHEEAAKGTGIQELAERLDIEDIARHLYTRGQPDPDLLIRTSGEQRLSGFMLWQSVHSEFYFCEVYWPAFRRVDFLRALRSYGARNRRFGS; via the coding sequence ATGGGGCTTCGTGACCCCCTGTACTGGCTCTATGAAAGGCGGCTCGAACGCCGCCTGACCAGCCAGGAGATCCCGCGGCACGTCGGCGTCGCGATGGACGGCAACCGCCGGTGGGCGAAGAGCAGCGGGATGCGGGCGGCCGAGCAGGGCCACCAGGCCGGCGCGGACAAGATCTTCGAGCTCCTGCGCTGGTGCGACGAGCTCGGAGTGCAGGTCGTGACGCTGTGGATGCTCTCCACCGACAACCTCACCCGCGACGAGTCGGAGCTGGGCCCGCTGGTGCGGATCATCGAGGCCACCATCGCCCGACTGCGCGAGGAGGGCTGGAACACACGCCCCGTCGGGGCCCTCGACGTGCTGCCCGACTCCACCGCCCGCGCGCTCAAGGAGGCGGAGTCGGCCACATCCGGCAACCCCGGCCTGGTTGTCAACGTCGCTGTCGGGTATGGGGGTAGACGTGAGATCGCTGATGCGGTTCGGTCGCTCCTCCACGAGGAAGCGGCCAAGGGCACCGGTATCCAGGAGCTGGCCGAGCGCCTGGACATCGAGGACATCGCACGGCATCTCTACACGCGCGGTCAGCCCGACCCCGATCTGCTCATCCGCACGTCCGGGGAACAGCGTCTGTCCGGCTTCATGCTCTGGCAGAGCGTGCACTCGGAGTTCTACTTCTGCGAGGTCTACTGGCCCGCGTTCCGCAGAGTGGACTTCCTGCGTGCACTGCGCTCGTACGGCGCGCGCAACCGCCGCTTCGGCTCCTGA
- a CDS encoding PhoH family protein → MASSSTDRRDTQSPTTPVPEVGEGMRVYVLDTSVLLADPMAVTRFAEHQVVIPVVVITELESKRHDPELGYFARRALRLLDDLRVANGRLDDPVPVNDQGGTLRVELNHSDPSILPAGFRLGDNDTRILTVARNLQAAPHGREPGQDGEEGDVVLVSKDLPMRIKASAIGLPADEYRAELAIEHGWTGMAELDVPAHQIGELFEGGSSDIEEARDLPCHTGLVLVSERGKALGRVQPDKSVKLVRGDRDVFGLHGRSAEQRVALDLLTDPDVGIVSLGGRAGTGKSALALCAGLESVLERRQHRKVMVFRPLYAVGGQELGYLPGTENDKMTPWGQAVHDTLSAVTTEDVIEEIVDRGMLEVLPLTHIRGRSLHDAFVIVDEAQSLERGVLLTVLSRLGENSRVVLTHDIAQRDNLRVGRYDGVVAVIEKLKGHPLFAHVTLTRSERSPIAALVTEMLEN, encoded by the coding sequence GTGGCTAGTTCCTCGACCGATCGCCGCGACACCCAGTCCCCCACCACCCCCGTCCCGGAGGTAGGAGAGGGAATGCGCGTCTACGTGCTCGACACCAGCGTCCTGCTCGCCGACCCGATGGCCGTGACCCGGTTCGCCGAGCACCAGGTGGTCATCCCCGTGGTGGTGATCACCGAGCTGGAGAGCAAGCGTCACGACCCGGAGCTCGGGTACTTCGCTCGTCGGGCGCTCCGTCTCCTGGACGACCTCCGCGTCGCCAACGGCCGCCTGGACGATCCGGTACCGGTGAACGACCAGGGCGGCACGCTGCGCGTCGAGCTCAACCACAGCGATCCGTCGATCCTGCCGGCGGGTTTCCGGCTGGGCGACAACGACACCCGGATCCTCACGGTGGCTCGCAACCTCCAGGCCGCACCGCACGGGCGCGAGCCCGGCCAGGACGGTGAGGAGGGCGACGTCGTCCTCGTCAGCAAGGACCTGCCGATGCGGATCAAGGCCTCCGCCATCGGGCTCCCGGCCGACGAGTACCGCGCGGAGCTGGCCATCGAGCACGGCTGGACCGGCATGGCCGAGCTGGACGTGCCCGCCCACCAGATCGGGGAACTGTTCGAGGGCGGCTCGAGCGACATCGAGGAGGCCCGCGACCTGCCCTGCCACACGGGCCTGGTGCTGGTCTCCGAGCGCGGCAAGGCGCTGGGCCGGGTACAGCCGGACAAGTCGGTGAAGCTCGTGCGCGGCGACCGGGACGTGTTCGGTCTGCACGGGCGCAGCGCCGAGCAGCGGGTCGCGCTGGACCTGCTCACCGACCCCGACGTCGGCATCGTGTCCCTGGGCGGGCGCGCGGGCACCGGCAAGTCGGCGCTCGCGCTGTGCGCGGGCCTGGAGTCGGTCCTGGAGCGCCGCCAGCACCGCAAGGTGATGGTGTTCCGCCCGCTGTACGCGGTGGGCGGCCAGGAGCTGGGCTACCTCCCCGGCACGGAGAACGACAAGATGACCCCGTGGGGCCAGGCGGTGCACGACACCCTCTCGGCGGTGACGACCGAGGACGTCATCGAGGAGATCGTGGACCGCGGGATGCTGGAGGTCCTGCCGCTCACCCACATCCGGGGGCGCTCCCTGCACGACGCGTTCGTCATCGTGGACGAGGCCCAGTCCCTGGAACGCGGGGTCCTGCTCACGGTGCTCTCCCGGCTCGGTGAGAACTCGCGGGTGGTGCTCACCCACGACATCGCCCAGCGGGACAACCTGCGGGTGGGCCGCTACGACGGCGTGGTCGCGGTGATCGAGAAGCTCAAGGGCCACCCGCTGTTCGCGCACGTCACCCTGACCCGTTCCGAGCGCTCTCCGATCGCCGCGCTGGTCACGGAGATGCTGGAGAACTGA